Proteins found in one Brachypodium distachyon strain Bd21 chromosome 5, Brachypodium_distachyon_v3.0, whole genome shotgun sequence genomic segment:
- the LOC100835067 gene encoding vicilin-like seed storage protein At2g18540 yields the protein MAKDQNGSAPAPDDGAGKEAARSDSKSLEAEEEESSKGSRDRGHRGKSKRRQEDSESSGEDSGERRKRRRKEKERRRRHRRRSRSESSGSSSESESESSYSGSSAESESESESEEDRRRRRRRRRKEKEEEERRRRRKEKEKRKRKEKERHKKEKDKKKRRKDEKKDLGKKAAVTNSWGKYGIIREVDMWNKRPEFTAWLLEVKQVNLEALSNWEEKQMFKEFMEDHNTATFPSKKYYDLDAYHHRMMEKERKDGLKNAGVVAVRTIFNDEEQRRIELLRERERRKEEEVTALKRSMQTGMAQAMKEQALLREEMMYQYKLGNFEAAAAIQKRLDPDAPPQ from the exons ATGGCCAAGGATCAGAACGGCTCGGCACCTGCCCCAGATGATGGTGCgggcaaggaggcggcgcgcaGCGACAGCAAATCCCTAgaagccgaggaggaggaaagtTCGAAGGGGAGCCGAGACCGGGGCCACCGTGGCAAATCAAAGAGGCGTCAGGAGGATAGCGagagctccggcgaggactcgggcgagcggcggaagaggcggaggaaggagaaggagcggcggcggcggcacaggaggaggagccgcagTGAGAGCTCGGGATCGTCGTCTGAGTCGGAGTCCGAATCTTCGTACTCTGGTTCCAGCGCCGAGTCGGAGAGCGagtcggagtcggaggaggacaggcgaaggaggcggcggcggaggaggaaggagaaggaagaggaggagaggaggcggaggaggaaggagaaggagaagaggaagaggaaggagaaggagaggcaTAAGAAGGAAAAGGATAAGAAGAAGCGGAGGAAGGATGAGAAGAAGGATTTGGGGAAGAAGGCTGCAGTTACCAACTCGTGGGGCAAGTATGGCATCATCCGTGAGGTTGATATGTG GAACAAGCGACCAGAGTTCACTGCATGGTTGTTAGAAGTCAAGCAG GTCAATTTGGAGGCATTGTCTAATTGGGAAGAGAAACAAATGTTTAAGGA ATTTATGGAAGACCACAATACAGCCACTTTTCCATCAAAAAA ATATTATGACTTAGATGCTTACCATCACCGAATgatggagaaagagagaaaggatGGTTTAAAGAATGCTGGTGTGGTAGCAGTGCGCACAATATTTAATGACGAGGAACAGCGACG GATAGAACTGTTGAGGGAACGTGAACGCCgaaaggaggaagaagtgacAGCTCTAAAACGCTCCATGCAAACTGGAATG GCTCAAGCAATGAAGGAGCAGGCCCTCCTGCGTGAGGAAATGATGTACCAGTACAAGTTGGGGAATTTTGAG GCCGCAGCTGCAATCCAGAAAAGGTTGGATCCTGACGCTCCTCCGCAGTAG